One window from the genome of Natrialba magadii ATCC 43099 encodes:
- a CDS encoding ABC transporter ATP-binding protein, translating into MAAIELTGLTKRFGDVVAVDGLDLTVEEGEIFGFLGPNGAGKSTTIDILLDFIRPTDGTATVLGHDAQSAGQTVRSRTGVLPDGYHVYDRLTGRQHVEFAVKMKGVDDDPAALLERVRIADAADRKAGGYSKGMRQRLVLAMALVGDPDLLILDEPSTGLDPNGAREMREIIREENDRGTTVFFSSHVMEQVEAVCDRVAIINRGRLVAVDTIDGLRDSTETGETLTVYVAELDEGVLERVRELEGVGDASIDDGRLRVTVDGDSKFAVLHAIDQEAGVQDFSVTESSLEDLFVRYTSEDQEVEA; encoded by the coding sequence ATGGCGGCGATTGAACTCACCGGGCTGACGAAACGCTTCGGCGATGTCGTCGCTGTCGACGGACTCGACCTCACCGTCGAAGAGGGCGAAATATTCGGCTTTCTGGGACCGAACGGTGCAGGCAAGTCGACGACGATCGACATCCTGCTCGATTTCATCCGACCGACCGACGGGACAGCGACCGTGCTGGGCCACGACGCCCAGTCGGCCGGACAGACCGTTCGGAGCCGAACCGGTGTTCTTCCGGACGGCTATCACGTCTACGACCGACTCACCGGGCGACAGCACGTCGAGTTTGCCGTCAAGATGAAAGGCGTCGACGACGATCCGGCGGCGCTACTCGAGCGCGTCCGGATCGCTGACGCGGCCGACCGGAAGGCCGGCGGCTACTCGAAGGGGATGCGCCAGCGGCTTGTCCTGGCGATGGCGCTGGTCGGCGACCCCGATCTGTTGATCCTCGACGAACCGTCGACTGGACTGGACCCGAACGGGGCCCGGGAGATGCGTGAGATCATTCGCGAGGAAAACGACCGCGGTACGACGGTGTTCTTCTCGAGTCACGTCATGGAACAGGTCGAGGCAGTCTGCGATCGTGTCGCGATCATCAATCGGGGACGACTCGTCGCCGTCGATACCATCGACGGCCTCCGGGATTCGACCGAGACCGGCGAGACGCTGACCGTCTACGTCGCCGAACTCGACGAGGGAGTTCTCGAACGCGTTCGGGAACTCGAGGGCGTGGGTGACGCGTCGATCGACGACGGCCGGCTACGAGTGACCGTCGACGGCGACTCGAAGTTCGCCGTCCTGCACGCGATCGACCAGGAAGCGGGAGTGCAGGACTTCTCGGTTACTGAATCGTCGCTGGAGGATCTGTTCGTTCGGTACACGTCGGAAGACCAGGAGGTCGAGGCATGA
- a CDS encoding ArsR/SmtB family transcription factor: protein MTSIDEARIDPDVVESISALGNRTRLEILLALAEVERERKEQWPRLSFTELYDAVGVESTSQFSYHLDRLVGHFVAETADGYRLTYGGDKIVRTILSGLYESTSSFDDTAVDGVCVFCEASSLVAMVDEEQFRIRCDGCGSTLLIDLLPRSQTRHRSASEIIDSVGRRIWVTGMLVRGSVCPECYGWVDTSVTSHRHDGRTLYTLGCTCRECWLTIHVPLEVVAAAHPAAVGFFWEHGISVPELPLWEFFEFLITDVVTTDVNTLDPLEATVEFTVDHETLQLEMLDVSDSLRVAPVRADERCNTH from the coding sequence ATGACTTCGATAGACGAGGCGCGTATCGATCCGGATGTTGTCGAGTCGATCAGTGCGCTCGGAAACCGAACGCGGCTCGAGATTCTGCTTGCGTTGGCCGAAGTGGAACGGGAACGAAAGGAACAGTGGCCCCGTCTGTCGTTTACGGAGCTCTACGACGCCGTCGGTGTCGAGAGCACGTCACAGTTTTCGTACCATCTGGACCGACTCGTCGGTCACTTCGTCGCCGAAACAGCGGACGGCTACCGGTTGACGTACGGTGGTGACAAGATCGTCCGAACGATTCTCTCCGGACTGTACGAGAGCACCAGCTCGTTCGACGACACCGCTGTGGACGGCGTCTGTGTATTCTGCGAGGCATCCTCGCTCGTCGCGATGGTCGACGAGGAGCAGTTCCGCATCCGCTGTGACGGGTGTGGATCGACGCTCCTGATTGACCTGCTCCCTCGAAGCCAGACACGTCACAGATCGGCCTCGGAGATCATCGATAGCGTCGGTCGTCGAATCTGGGTCACGGGGATGCTGGTTCGGGGATCGGTCTGTCCGGAATGCTATGGGTGGGTCGATACCAGTGTCACTTCCCACCGCCACGACGGCCGAACGCTCTACACGCTCGGATGCACGTGCCGCGAGTGCTGGCTCACAATTCACGTGCCGCTCGAAGTGGTTGCGGCGGCACACCCCGCCGCCGTCGGCTTCTTCTGGGAACACGGAATCTCCGTGCCGGAACTGCCCCTCTGGGAATTTTTCGAGTTCCTCATCACGGATGTCGTGACGACCGATGTCAACACTCTCGACCCACTCGAGGCGACGGTCGAGTTCACGGTCGACCACGAGACGCTCCAACTCGAGATGCTCGACGTGAGCGATTCGCTGCGGGTGGCTCCCGTCCGGGCCGACGAGCGCTGTAACACCCACTGA
- a CDS encoding DUF7124 domain-containing protein, with protein MNGGSDMTLAFELEALKKFASPESVFEDARGWTEYIGVVSEKPTYVVTNFTRKNRIRQDFFSGPRGKAESLEGVKDQFDTDRYVYIGVDDEDEQLAEEVDWEYLAVDDAAEAADWILATNVEEEEDDTEPVRDDWP; from the coding sequence ATGAACGGCGGTAGCGACATGACCCTGGCGTTCGAACTCGAGGCGCTCAAGAAGTTCGCCTCGCCGGAGAGTGTCTTCGAGGACGCACGCGGCTGGACCGAGTACATCGGCGTGGTCTCTGAAAAGCCGACCTACGTCGTGACGAACTTCACCCGAAAGAACCGCATCCGACAGGATTTCTTTTCGGGTCCGCGCGGGAAGGCAGAGAGTCTCGAGGGTGTCAAAGATCAGTTCGATACCGACCGCTACGTCTATATCGGTGTCGACGACGAGGACGAACAGTTAGCCGAGGAGGTCGACTGGGAGTATCTCGCTGTCGACGATGCCGCAGAGGCAGCGGACTGGATTCTCGCGACGAACGTCGAGGAGGAAGAAGACGATACTGAACCGGTTCGAGACGACTGGCCCTGA
- the artA gene encoding archaeosortase A yields MPPASAGADGISAAGLEFAGDAAVSSVFAFASASGSVSGPAIASTLIDSPLTDVLAWLAIGAFLAAVVLQWNGAVDGARQLAAAAWVVFGVFWLTMFPYYYYEMQSPLQTILTVVALPLCVYVAYLLYTGRQSLLLLSKAVALMGVIYLPVETIPVVRTWLIETTAIQTHYGMELLGHSPGINEGANGYQSRFDFDPDETVTGRTTYIILACTGIGSMAIFGGLIASVSAPLKRKVPAFVMAIGVIWFLNLLRNVFIGLASPWGWFQQDWVVSFMTTYMGAEANRVSFLVAHNYIAQALSVVALIGITYLVVKLVPEVLAPLEDVLFVLTGNEYDLFEALNVEEYRPANAPSALEQ; encoded by the coding sequence ATGCCGCCCGCATCAGCCGGGGCCGACGGGATATCGGCCGCCGGTCTCGAGTTCGCAGGCGACGCTGCGGTTTCGTCCGTGTTCGCGTTCGCATCCGCGTCGGGCTCCGTCTCCGGTCCCGCAATCGCGTCGACGCTCATCGATTCGCCGCTGACTGACGTGCTCGCGTGGCTCGCAATCGGCGCGTTCCTCGCCGCGGTCGTCCTCCAGTGGAACGGTGCCGTCGATGGCGCGCGCCAGCTTGCGGCGGCCGCGTGGGTCGTCTTCGGCGTCTTCTGGCTCACGATGTTTCCGTACTACTACTACGAGATGCAGAGCCCGCTGCAGACGATTCTGACGGTCGTCGCCCTTCCGCTGTGTGTCTACGTTGCCTACCTGCTCTACACCGGCCGGCAATCGCTCCTCTTGCTCTCGAAAGCCGTGGCGCTCATGGGGGTGATCTACCTCCCCGTCGAGACGATTCCGGTCGTTCGCACGTGGCTGATCGAAACGACGGCGATCCAGACCCATTACGGAATGGAACTGCTCGGCCATAGTCCGGGCATCAACGAGGGGGCGAACGGCTACCAGAGTCGGTTCGACTTCGACCCTGACGAGACAGTAACGGGACGAACGACGTACATCATCCTCGCCTGTACTGGAATCGGAAGCATGGCGATCTTTGGGGGACTGATCGCTTCGGTCAGCGCCCCACTCAAGCGGAAGGTTCCGGCGTTCGTGATGGCGATCGGCGTCATCTGGTTCCTCAACCTCCTCCGAAACGTCTTCATCGGCCTCGCCTCGCCGTGGGGCTGGTTCCAGCAGGACTGGGTCGTCTCGTTCATGACAACCTACATGGGCGCAGAAGCCAACCGGGTCTCGTTCCTCGTCGCGCACAACTACATCGCCCAGGCGCTGTCGGTCGTCGCGCTCATCGGGATTACCTACCTCGTCGTCAAACTCGTCCCGGAAGTGCTCGCGCCGCTGGAGGACGTACTCTTCGTCCTGACGGGTAACGAGTACGACCTCTTCGAGGCGCTGAACGTCGAGGAGTATCGGCCGGCGAACGCCCCAAGTGCGCTCGAGCAGTAA
- a CDS encoding metallophosphoesterase, whose protein sequence is MTSATDTNDTGTDRSFTLRSRAAFIPAAETLVIADLHLGRGRSSAVDAPIDATENIQSRLATLLEYTGATTVVVAGDLLHAFDYVPQGVEESLGVLESTVESAGAALIVTPGNHDSMLSSVFEGETQPVWELEHEDVHKRELETTAIAVCHGHEEPDREADLYVVGHDHPALSIEGRKKPCFLFGPAAYDGADVLMLPAFTELAGGATVNGMRARDFQSPLVTDADAFHPIVWDDGAGESLWFPPLGECRRLL, encoded by the coding sequence GTGACGTCCGCCACCGATACCAACGATACCGGCACTGACCGCTCGTTCACGCTCCGCTCGCGCGCCGCCTTCATCCCCGCTGCCGAGACGCTCGTCATCGCCGACCTCCACCTCGGTCGCGGCCGTTCCTCCGCCGTCGACGCACCCATCGACGCCACCGAGAATATCCAGTCGCGACTCGCTACGCTTCTCGAGTACACCGGCGCAACGACCGTCGTCGTCGCCGGCGACCTCCTGCACGCGTTCGACTACGTCCCACAAGGTGTCGAAGAATCACTGGGGGTACTCGAGTCCACCGTCGAGTCGGCGGGTGCAGCACTGATCGTAACGCCGGGAAACCACGATTCGATGCTGTCGTCGGTGTTCGAAGGTGAGACGCAGCCAGTGTGGGAACTCGAGCACGAAGACGTACACAAACGCGAACTCGAGACCACCGCAATTGCCGTCTGCCACGGACACGAGGAACCGGACCGTGAGGCAGACCTGTACGTCGTCGGCCACGATCACCCGGCGCTGTCGATCGAGGGCCGAAAGAAGCCGTGCTTTTTGTTTGGACCAGCGGCCTACGATGGGGCAGACGTGCTGATGCTACCGGCGTTTACCGAACTTGCGGGTGGGGCGACGGTGAACGGGATGCGTGCTCGCGACTTTCAGTCGCCGCTCGTAACGGATGCGGACGCCTTCCACCCGATCGTCTGGGACGACGGCGCTGGGGAGTCGCTGTGGTTTCCGCCGCTTGGGGAGTGTCGGCGACTGTTGTAG